In a genomic window of Deltaproteobacteria bacterium:
- a CDS encoding methyltransferase domain-containing protein, which produces MNNEYVHGYNQRENIRLQDQASTLVDLLHSDTLFPAGSRVLEAGCGVGAQTSTLARNSPEARITSIDISEASVAEAKKKVESEGFSNVCFQQGDIFNLSFEANSFDHVFVCFVLEHLSKPVEALSVRKKIIRPGGTITVIEGDHGSTYFYPDSLHAHRAIQCQVDLQKQAGGNANIGRQLFPLLNSAGFDFVRVSPRMVYVDASRPELVEGFTKKTFTAMIEGIREAAIDAKMIKPAELIDRGIGDLYRTTEFDGVFCYTFFKAVAKKG; this is translated from the coding sequence ATGAATAACGAATACGTTCACGGATATAATCAGCGAGAGAACATTCGTCTTCAAGACCAGGCTTCGACTCTTGTAGATTTGTTGCATTCAGATACTTTGTTTCCAGCAGGAAGCAGAGTTCTTGAGGCTGGGTGTGGTGTTGGAGCACAAACATCAACTTTGGCAAGAAATAGCCCGGAAGCCCGCATTACATCGATTGACATATCTGAAGCATCGGTCGCTGAAGCCAAGAAAAAGGTAGAGTCGGAGGGCTTCTCCAATGTCTGTTTTCAGCAAGGCGATATTTTTAATCTATCTTTCGAAGCGAACTCATTCGATCATGTTTTTGTCTGCTTTGTACTTGAGCACCTCTCCAAACCGGTGGAAGCTCTATCTGTCCGCAAAAAGATTATCAGGCCGGGTGGGACCATAACCGTCATTGAAGGAGATCATGGCTCGACATACTTCTATCCGGATAGCTTACATGCCCATAGAGCAATCCAATGTCAAGTCGATCTTCAGAAACAAGCCGGAGGAAACGCAAATATCGGCAGGCAACTTTTTCCCCTTCTCAACAGTGCGGGCTTTGATTTTGTACGGGTATCACCACGCATGGTTTATGTTGATGCAAGTCGGCCGGAACTGGTGGAAGGATTCACCAAGAAAACATTTACGGCAATGATTGAGGGGATACGGGAAGCTGCCATTGACGCTAAAATGATTAAGCCGGCAGAATTAATTGATAGAGGCATCGGGGACCTTTACAGGACGACGGAATTCGACGGTGTCTTCTGCTATACTTTTTTCAAGGCCGTGGCAAAAAAAGGATAA